The sequence below is a genomic window from Fluoribacter dumoffii NY 23.
GAATTTTTCCGCACCTGGAGGAGGCAACCCTGCTAATCTTCTCAAGGTATGTTCCATCGCAATTTCAGTACCCTGGATCAAATTAAGACCGCCCGTATGAAGGGTATTGTAAAAAAGATCCGGGTTGGTCAGTACAAAATTGGAAGGGGATAAGGCGTCCATCATCTGCCGAATACAAAAAGAAACAGTACGCTCGGAGCGTTTGGAGAGCCCGGGGACTTTTCGCGTCGCATACTGCCACCACTCCTCAACCTGGAGAAAAACTTCAGCATAGAAACGCCAGGGCATCAATTGCCAGTTTTCTTTATGGAAACGAACATCTTTTCCTTGTGCTGGCTGCCTGTCGCACAAAAGGTGAGTAAGGAATTCATCAGAATGAATGACAGGGAACAAAGTCAACCCCAACAGATGTCCAGGAGATTGAATTAACTGTAAAAACCAGGCGCAATAAGCTGTTCCTATTACTGCAGGGCTCATTCCCATCGTAATCTTGCCCAGGTTTGCCTGGTATAATTTATTCAGATAATAAAAAAAATCATCTAGTTGATTTTTATACATTGGATACTGGGGCCTGACAGGTTCGGGAGGGTTATCAAGCTCTTTCTTTAATCGACCTGAAATTTTCCTTTTCTCGGTTTGTCTCATATTTATTTTTCCTTGGTTCCATCCAGTAAGAATTTTTTGGCACTCCAAGCAGCTATTGATGTAAATTATAGTATTCTTTTTAAATAAAGTGCGGAATTTAAAAGAAAAAGTAAAGAGCACTTTTGAATTGCTCGTATATTGGAGTATGCTTAAAAAGTAAATTCAAATTCGAATAGAGGGAAAAATGAGAAATCTTTTGATATTTATTTTTTGTACCATTCATACTGCAGTATTTGCTAATGATTTGGGAAAAGATACTTATCAAACATCCTGCAAAAGCTGTCATGCGCCTCAATTGGCAATTGGAATGAAAGCCCCTGCTGCTTTTGATAAAAAGGCATGGGATGCCCGCTTTAAAAATGCGGAGATGGAAGCCCAAAAAAATCCAGCTGATTATAAAACGGCGATGGATTATTTATTATACAGTATTAAGTTAGGGAAAGGGTTAATGCCCCATGGGGGCTTATGTAAAGAGGCCAATGTACCCCAGAAAAACTGTTCTGATGAAGCCTTCGTTGAAGCCATCAATTATATGGCCCAAGAGAAAAAATCGGGAAGTACGGATAATAAAGCACCTGAATAAGCCTTTATTCAAGGCTTTTCATGATATAAAACAATCAACTCCTTACTGGAGGAACACCCCAGTAACTCCATCGTTTTAGCCAAGGTTCCATCTACAGTCCTGTATGATATATCCATATCCTTTGCGATTTCTTTTGAACTTTTTCCCTGGGCAAGCAGCCTTAGGCAAACAGCCTGTTGTTCTGACAAACGCACGGGTAAGTGCGATAATTTATGAAACAGAACGATATCCTTCTCTTTTAGGACGATGGATTTGGGTTGGTCTGTTTTGAAGTGCTCCAATGCCTCTGATACATGTTCTTCCAACGCATTATCATTCGTATCAATTGTGAGACTCGCACTATTTTGGAATAATCGATCGCGCTCGCTGTGAAGCGTTTCAAAAAAAGTGGGAAGGTCTGTAGCCAGTAAGGGCGTAGGGTTTCTCGAATTTCGCCCTATTTGTACTGCAGTACTTACTTGTAAAAAAATCACAAACTCCCGCGACAACAAGTGCCTCAATTCCTCATCACAGACAATACTTGCATCAGTTGCTACTACAACATTCTCTTTGGCTTGCAGTGCTGTCACTATTTCTTTTTGGCATTGGTAAAAATCTTTTTGGGCTTCTGCTCCAAAAATTTCCTTCAAGGTTCGACCTATTTGATATTCTATTCCAAAATCAGCATCGATAAACTCCCATCCCAATTGTTCAGCCAAATGCTTGGCGAATAATCCCTTGCCAGCTCCAGGTAGGCCAATAATAAAAATACGTTTCGTTGGGCTCATGGTTTATTCTCCTATACGTGGCTTCTATTTGAGTCTTTCTTAATAGTATAAAACGTATTTAAATTCCATCAATACGTAAAAATACGCACCAATTATTAGGATTTTTGTACAAGACGGCTTTTATCCCTGTTTTTCTACTAACAATTTTTTTACTGTCAATAAATCAAGGAAGGCCTGCTTTTTATCAGCTGGATTTCGTAAAAGATAGGCCGGATGATAGCTTACGATAAAAGGAATATTATGGTAATGATGCAGGGTTTTACGCAATTGTTTCAAAGGCAGTGGTTTATTTAATAAGAACTGACCAGCAAAGCGCCCTAAAGCCAGAATTAAACTCGGTTGAATTAGCTCAATTTGGCGTTCGAGATAGGAACTGCATTGAGCAATTTCCTCCAACTGGGGATCACGATTATTTGGGGGTCTGCATTTCAAAACATTCGCAATATAAACATCATTCTCAGCCATCTCAATGCTTTGCAACATTTGATTTAATAAAGCTCCGGCTTTACCGACAAAAGGTAATCCTTGTTGATCCTCAAAAAAACCGGGTGCCTCACCTATAATCATTAATTTTGCATTCGAATTGCCACGGCAAAAAACGGTTTGAGTTCGGGTTTTATGTAAAGAACATTGCGTGCATGCAGCCACTTCTTTAGCCAAAGCACCCAATCCCTGCTCACTGGAAACATGCGGGCGACGTAACTCCCAGAGATCAATTCCCATAGCCTGAAGATAATAACGATTTAAGGCGTCTGACATAGCGGACTCATTTTAAATATTAAATGCTCGAGAAAAGCTGGACGGTTATTTTCGTTTTTAATTTTTGATAAATCAATGTTTAGTTGAAAAATGTACCCAAAATCCTTGAATGTCTAGGACCATTAACTCCTGTTCACAACCTTATTCCCTTCTTGAAGAAGCACTTCACAAGCATGGCCAAATTGAGCCTCATTCCAGGCGTTGGCCAAGGATAAGGTTCCATTATCAAGACATTTTTCATAAGCAGCCAAAGCAATTAGCAGGTGAGAAAATTTGATTTTTCTAAAGAGGCCTATTGCCTGAAGAAGGTTCATTCGTGCAATTTCAGAGCCTGAAATATCATCTCCAAATTCCCCATCTATGCCTTTAAAATGTTCA
It includes:
- a CDS encoding c-type cytochrome, which gives rise to MRNLLIFIFCTIHTAVFANDLGKDTYQTSCKSCHAPQLAIGMKAPAAFDKKAWDARFKNAEMEAQKNPADYKTAMDYLLYSIKLGKGLMPHGGLCKEANVPQKNCSDEAFVEAINYMAQEKKSGSTDNKAPE
- a CDS encoding shikimate kinase; this encodes MSPTKRIFIIGLPGAGKGLFAKHLAEQLGWEFIDADFGIEYQIGRTLKEIFGAEAQKDFYQCQKEIVTALQAKENVVVATDASIVCDEELRHLLSREFVIFLQVSTAVQIGRNSRNPTPLLATDLPTFFETLHSERDRLFQNSASLTIDTNDNALEEHVSEALEHFKTDQPKSIVLKEKDIVLFHKLSHLPVRLSEQQAVCLRLLAQGKSSKEIAKDMDISYRTVDGTLAKTMELLGCSSSKELIVLYHEKP
- a CDS encoding uracil-DNA glycosylase, encoding MSDALNRYYLQAMGIDLWELRRPHVSSEQGLGALAKEVAACTQCSLHKTRTQTVFCRGNSNAKLMIIGEAPGFFEDQQGLPFVGKAGALLNQMLQSIEMAENDVYIANVLKCRPPNNRDPQLEEIAQCSSYLERQIELIQPSLILALGRFAGQFLLNKPLPLKQLRKTLHHYHNIPFIVSYHPAYLLRNPADKKQAFLDLLTVKKLLVEKQG